One Hyphomicrobiales bacterium genomic window carries:
- a CDS encoding tripartite tricarboxylate transporter TctB family protein: MTISRLQHIIPAGLVFLLAAVVTWLSFTQQPVESFLFPRVISVAFIILALWNLIRAGAGMSRVGGGLSFDTMLKIAPGLIIVLIYVFFAAKELGFYVSSTLVFFAVYSFYDPVPISSIKDWFKRIMITAVFMAVIYGLFALTLQVQTPRGIFI; encoded by the coding sequence ATGACCATCTCTCGCCTTCAGCATATCATTCCAGCTGGTCTGGTCTTTCTGCTTGCAGCCGTTGTTACATGGCTGAGTTTTACCCAACAACCGGTTGAGTCATTTCTGTTTCCGCGCGTGATATCGGTCGCATTTATTATTCTTGCCTTGTGGAATTTGATCAGGGCGGGTGCGGGTATGTCTCGTGTAGGTGGGGGGCTATCCTTTGACACCATGCTGAAAATAGCGCCGGGCCTTATTATTGTCTTGATTTATGTGTTTTTCGCAGCAAAAGAGCTGGGTTTTTATGTTAGCTCAACGCTTGTCTTTTTTGCTGTTTATTCGTTTTATGATCCTGTGCCAATTTCCAGCATTAAAGACTGGTTTAAACGGATTATGATAACGGCAGTCTTTATGGCTGTCATTTATGGTCTCTTTGCTCTGACCTTACAGGTTCAGACGCCAAGAGGTATTTTTATCTGA